A single Bacillus sp. OxB-1 DNA region contains:
- a CDS encoding tetratricopeptide repeat protein: protein MKYNEIGIAALQDGELEKAVESFMKAVEEQPEDPVGYINLGNVFASLGDIEKAEPFFQKAITLDEEAGTAYYGLANLYYNAERYTEAVTLYEKAVRKGVEDADAYFMLGKSLERSSNDKFALPYLQRAAELAPRDLEIRLSYGILLAKLELFVEAADEFRFVLELDEENADAHYNLGIVYAVSTNRKEDALRHLEQAFTIEPDHMEARNIYNMIKMAGE from the coding sequence ATGAAATATAATGAAATCGGCATCGCCGCCTTACAAGACGGTGAGCTGGAAAAAGCAGTGGAATCCTTCATGAAAGCTGTGGAGGAGCAGCCTGAAGATCCGGTCGGCTATATTAACTTGGGCAATGTCTTTGCATCGCTTGGGGACATCGAAAAAGCCGAGCCGTTCTTCCAAAAAGCGATTACCCTGGACGAAGAAGCGGGAACCGCCTATTACGGGCTTGCGAATCTGTACTACAATGCGGAGAGGTATACTGAAGCGGTGACATTGTATGAGAAGGCGGTTCGCAAAGGCGTGGAAGACGCGGATGCGTACTTCATGCTCGGAAAAAGCTTGGAGCGTTCATCAAACGATAAATTTGCATTGCCTTATTTGCAAAGAGCGGCGGAACTGGCGCCGAGGGATTTGGAAATCCGATTATCCTATGGAATCCTCCTGGCGAAACTGGAATTGTTTGTCGAAGCTGCGGATGAATTCCGTTTCGTTCTGGAACTGGACGAGGAAAATGCGGACGCTCATTACAATTTAGGCATTGTCTATGCTGTCTCGACAAATCGGAAAGAGGATGCGCTCCGTCATCTGGAGCAAGCCTTTACAATCGAACCGGACCATATGGAAGCGCGAAATATTTACAATATGATCAAAATGGCGGGCGAGTAA
- the mnmA gene encoding tRNA 2-thiouridine(34) synthase MnmA has product MRTTKAPADTRVVVGMSGGVDSSVAALLLKEQGYDVIGIFMKNWDDTDEFGHCTATEDYEDVISVCNEIGIPYYAVNFEKQYWDKVFTYFLEEYKAGRTPNPDVMCNKEIKFKAFLDHAMSLGADYLATGHYAQVVETDGGVAMLRGKDTNKDQTYFLNQLSQEQLQKVMFPIGHLDKSDVRKKAEEAGLTTASKKDSTGICFIGERNFKEFLGQYLPAQPGEMQTMEGRTVGRHDGLMYYTIGQRHGLGIGGAGDPWFVLGKDLERNVLLVGQNFHNDALYSDSLTAVNISFATARELPKKFECTAKFRYRQPDTKVTVEMTGDREAIVHFAEPVRAITPGQAVVFYDGEECLGGGTIDTVIKNGRQLDYVG; this is encoded by the coding sequence ATGAGAACTACAAAAGCTCCGGCAGATACCCGTGTCGTCGTCGGCATGTCGGGCGGCGTCGATTCATCGGTCGCGGCATTACTGTTAAAAGAACAAGGGTATGATGTCATCGGCATTTTCATGAAAAACTGGGATGACACTGATGAATTCGGACACTGCACGGCGACCGAAGATTATGAGGACGTCATCAGCGTCTGTAACGAAATCGGCATCCCGTACTATGCCGTCAATTTCGAAAAGCAATATTGGGATAAAGTGTTCACCTATTTTTTGGAGGAATATAAAGCGGGGCGCACACCGAATCCAGACGTCATGTGCAATAAAGAAATCAAATTCAAAGCGTTCCTGGATCATGCGATGAGCTTAGGCGCCGATTATTTAGCGACAGGCCATTATGCCCAAGTCGTCGAAACGGATGGCGGCGTAGCGATGCTCCGTGGAAAAGACACGAATAAGGATCAGACATACTTTTTGAATCAACTAAGCCAAGAGCAGCTGCAAAAAGTGATGTTCCCGATCGGTCATTTGGATAAAAGCGATGTCCGTAAAAAAGCGGAAGAAGCGGGATTGACGACTGCTTCGAAAAAAGATTCCACCGGCATTTGCTTTATCGGTGAACGGAATTTCAAGGAATTCCTTGGCCAATATCTACCGGCCCAACCCGGGGAAATGCAGACGATGGAAGGAAGGACAGTCGGACGCCATGATGGCTTGATGTATTATACGATCGGGCAGCGACATGGACTCGGCATCGGCGGGGCAGGGGATCCTTGGTTCGTCTTAGGAAAGGATCTTGAGCGGAACGTCCTGCTCGTCGGCCAGAATTTCCATAACGATGCACTTTATTCGGACAGTTTGACCGCTGTCAACATCAGTTTCGCCACGGCACGCGAACTGCCGAAAAAATTCGAGTGCACGGCGAAATTCCGTTATCGGCAGCCGGATACGAAAGTAACGGTTGAAATGACCGGGGATAGGGAGGCAATCGTTCATTTTGCTGAACCGGTACGCGCCATCACACCGGGACAAGCGGTCGTCTTTTATGACGGGGAAGAATGCCTCGGCGGAGGGACGATCGATACGGTCATCAAAAATGGGCGCCAGCTCGATTATGTCGGATAA
- a CDS encoding cysteine desulfurase family protein yields MNSIYLDHAATTPVHPKVGAVYVEMLETTFGNPSSIHGYGREARKHLDGARKVLAASIHAQPTEIIFTSGGTEADNIAVFGTAAAMKEEGNHIITTTIEHPAVLESCKRLEEQGYDITYLEVNEQGQIDVWQVQEALSDKTILVSIMFGNNEVGTIQPIREIGKVLQNHQAIFHTDAVQAYGIVPLHVDELGVDLLSVSAHKLNGPKGIGFLYQRKGLKTAPLLFGGGQERKRRAGTENLPAVAAFAEAVSIAQASMEDNRKKYGNYAKILKSTLDGKEVAYEENAAEVDRLPHILNISFPGTDIESLLVNLDMGGIAVSSGSACSAGSLDPSHVLTAMFGQGSPKLRNSVRFSFGLGLDEEAMREAAVTIATIVNRLVK; encoded by the coding sequence ATGAACTCAATTTATTTAGACCATGCGGCCACTACACCGGTCCATCCAAAAGTCGGAGCAGTGTACGTGGAAATGCTGGAAACCACATTCGGCAATCCTTCCAGCATCCATGGCTACGGCCGGGAAGCGCGGAAACATCTGGATGGAGCACGGAAAGTGTTAGCCGCTTCCATCCACGCCCAACCTACCGAAATCATTTTCACTTCGGGTGGAACGGAAGCTGATAATATAGCGGTTTTCGGGACGGCTGCCGCTATGAAAGAGGAAGGCAATCATATTATTACGACAACTATCGAACATCCCGCCGTTTTGGAATCATGCAAACGTTTGGAAGAACAAGGGTACGATATCACTTATTTAGAGGTGAATGAACAAGGGCAAATCGATGTTTGGCAAGTACAGGAGGCATTGTCCGACAAGACGATCCTTGTTTCCATTATGTTCGGCAACAACGAAGTGGGAACGATCCAACCAATCCGTGAAATCGGAAAGGTCTTGCAAAATCATCAAGCGATTTTCCATACCGATGCGGTCCAAGCGTATGGAATCGTGCCACTCCATGTGGATGAACTGGGTGTCGACTTGCTATCCGTATCCGCCCATAAATTGAATGGTCCGAAAGGGATCGGCTTCCTCTATCAGCGGAAAGGGCTGAAAACGGCCCCTCTCCTGTTCGGAGGCGGTCAGGAGAGGAAACGGAGGGCTGGCACTGAAAACCTGCCCGCTGTTGCGGCTTTTGCAGAAGCTGTTTCCATTGCACAAGCATCGATGGAGGACAACCGCAAGAAGTATGGAAACTATGCCAAAATCCTGAAGTCGACCTTGGATGGAAAAGAAGTGGCATATGAGGAGAATGCGGCCGAGGTAGACAGGCTTCCTCATATACTCAACATCAGCTTTCCGGGAACAGATATCGAATCATTGCTTGTAAACCTGGATATGGGCGGCATCGCGGTTTCCAGCGGTTCGGCTTGTTCAGCCGGCTCTTTGGATCCTTCTCATGTATTGACGGCCATGTTCGGCCAAGGCTCCCCGAAATTGCGCAATTCCGTCCGTTTCAGCTTCGGTTTGGGGCTTGACGAAGAAGCGATGCGGGAAGCGGCTGTTACAATAGCCACAATCGTAAACCGGCTTGTGAAATGA
- the cymR gene encoding cysteine metabolism transcriptional regulator CymR — translation MKISTKGRYGLTVVVELGAKYGQGPVPLRKIAEEQNLSEAYLEQLIPPLRNNRIVKSVRGAYGGYMLAKEPEEITAGDVIRILEGPIQVVEGLDETDIPQQELWKRIGDAVRDVLDKTTIRDLMESENEPISDGYMFYI, via the coding sequence ATGAAAATTTCAACTAAAGGACGTTACGGATTGACAGTTGTCGTCGAACTGGGGGCGAAATATGGACAAGGACCTGTACCGCTCCGGAAAATAGCGGAGGAGCAGAACTTGTCCGAAGCTTATTTGGAGCAACTGATCCCGCCATTGCGGAACAACCGGATCGTCAAAAGTGTCAGAGGGGCCTATGGTGGCTACATGCTTGCCAAGGAGCCGGAAGAGATTACAGCGGGTGACGTTATCCGTATTTTGGAAGGGCCGATCCAAGTCGTCGAAGGATTGGATGAAACGGATATTCCTCAACAGGAACTATGGAAGCGGATCGGGGATGCGGTCCGGGATGTGTTGGACAAGACGACCATCCGAGATCTGATGGAATCCGAGAATGAGCCGATCAGCGACGGCTATATGTTCTATATTTAA
- a CDS encoding replication-associated recombination protein A gives MQNEPLAFRMRPNNIDEIAGQQQIIGPDTALYRMIKNGHVPSMLLYGEPGIGKTSLAHAIAGTSGLPFIALNATTSGKKEVEDVVAESRITGKVLLFLDEIHRFNKLQQDTLLPHVENGAITLIGATTENPFHDVNPAIRSRCGEIKQLSRLEPQDVMELLERALADPDRGLGKMKIVISDEQLRKIAEGVNGDARKALTVLESVVNASDEEDGKTIVEDWLVDNLIGRVGLFGDKKGSHFYNLLSALQKSVRGSDVNASIFYLANLLETGDLVAVCRRMLVMAYEDVGLASPEVAPRVLAATEAATRLGMPEARIPLANAVIEMCLASKSNSAYKAVDAAISAIHKGQTGDIPLHLRDTHYAGAVELGHAGYQYPHDTPIGSFGGWVNQQYLPDAIQNVEFYSPVNAGEEKRLAAIYDRLKNFRK, from the coding sequence TTGCAAAATGAACCGCTGGCCTTCCGGATGCGGCCGAACAATATTGATGAAATCGCCGGTCAACAGCAAATTATCGGCCCCGACACGGCCCTCTACCGGATGATCAAGAACGGCCATGTCCCATCCATGCTGCTTTACGGAGAGCCGGGAATCGGAAAGACGTCACTCGCCCATGCGATTGCCGGTACGAGCGGACTTCCCTTCATCGCATTGAATGCCACGACGTCCGGAAAGAAAGAGGTAGAAGATGTCGTGGCGGAATCGCGAATCACCGGGAAAGTCCTGCTGTTTTTGGATGAAATTCATCGTTTCAATAAATTACAGCAAGATACGTTATTGCCTCATGTCGAAAATGGGGCCATCACCCTTATCGGGGCAACGACTGAAAATCCATTTCATGACGTCAACCCGGCCATCCGTTCACGATGCGGGGAAATCAAACAATTATCCCGGCTGGAACCGCAAGATGTGATGGAATTATTGGAACGGGCATTAGCGGACCCAGACCGGGGCCTGGGGAAGATGAAAATCGTCATTTCCGACGAACAGCTGCGAAAAATTGCGGAAGGTGTCAACGGGGACGCCCGAAAAGCATTGACAGTCTTGGAATCTGTCGTCAATGCCAGCGATGAAGAGGACGGGAAAACGATTGTGGAAGATTGGCTCGTCGATAATCTGATCGGCAGGGTCGGCCTATTCGGGGATAAGAAAGGCTCTCATTTTTATAATCTCTTATCCGCTCTTCAGAAATCGGTGCGAGGAAGTGATGTCAATGCGTCCATCTTCTACCTTGCCAACCTTTTGGAAACGGGGGATCTCGTCGCGGTTTGCAGAAGGATGCTCGTCATGGCTTATGAAGATGTCGGCCTCGCTTCCCCGGAAGTGGCACCCCGTGTCTTGGCGGCAACGGAAGCTGCCACACGCCTCGGCATGCCGGAAGCCCGCATTCCGCTGGCCAACGCAGTCATTGAGATGTGCCTCGCGTCCAAATCGAACTCCGCATACAAGGCAGTCGATGCGGCCATCAGTGCCATACATAAAGGACAAACAGGAGATATTCCGCTGCATCTGCGGGATACTCATTACGCAGGAGCAGTCGAACTCGGACATGCCGGTTACCAATATCCACATGACACGCCGATCGGTTCTTTCGGCGGCTGGGTCAACCAGCAATATTTGCCCGACGCCATCCAAAACGTGGAGTTTTATTCCCCTGTAAATGCCGGGGAGGAAAAAAGGTTGGCCGCCATTTACGACAGGCTGAAAAACTTCCGTAAATGA
- a CDS encoding chemotaxis protein, translating into MSQQTNILLESGTNELEIIEFEMGNNRYGINVIKVKEIIMPMKVTPIPHANPAVEGIIQLRGEVLPVINMERVLGMPPSSNKSDEKYIVAAFNKTQVVFHVHNVTQIHRISWDQIEKPSDIYSAESSQVIGVIKRGSDMLLLLDFEKIILDISPETGIRIEQVKKLGKRERSDKRLVCAEDSPLLRKLLDNTLREAGYVNLEFFENGKDALDYLESIVTSGKKVTDEVQLVITDIEMPQMDGHHFTKRIRDNADLAPLPVIIFSSLITDDLKHKGESVGANDQVSKPEIAELVLKIDQYIL; encoded by the coding sequence ATGTCACAGCAGACAAATATATTATTGGAAAGCGGTACAAACGAGTTGGAAATCATCGAATTCGAGATGGGGAACAATCGGTACGGCATCAATGTCATTAAAGTGAAAGAGATCATTATGCCGATGAAGGTAACGCCGATCCCGCATGCCAACCCGGCTGTCGAAGGCATCATCCAACTGCGTGGGGAGGTGTTGCCGGTCATCAATATGGAGAGGGTGCTCGGCATGCCGCCGTCTTCCAACAAAAGCGATGAAAAGTATATCGTCGCCGCTTTCAATAAGACGCAAGTCGTGTTCCATGTCCATAATGTGACTCAAATACATCGGATTTCGTGGGATCAAATCGAAAAGCCGTCCGATATCTACTCTGCAGAATCTTCACAAGTCATCGGAGTCATCAAACGGGGCAGCGATATGTTGCTGCTGCTCGATTTCGAGAAAATCATCTTGGACATTAGCCCGGAGACCGGCATCCGGATCGAGCAAGTGAAAAAACTGGGCAAACGGGAGCGCTCCGATAAACGGCTCGTCTGTGCAGAGGATTCTCCGCTCCTTCGAAAATTGCTGGATAATACACTGAGAGAAGCCGGCTACGTCAATCTTGAGTTTTTTGAAAATGGAAAAGATGCACTGGACTATTTGGAAAGCATCGTCACAAGCGGCAAAAAGGTGACAGATGAAGTCCAATTGGTGATCACGGATATCGAGATGCCCCAGATGGACGGACATCACTTCACGAAAAGAATCCGGGACAATGCAGACTTGGCACCGTTGCCGGTCATCATTTTCTCTTCTCTCATTACGGATGATTTGAAACATAAAGGGGAAAGCGTCGGCGCAAATGATCAGGTAAGTAAACCGGAAATCGCTGAACTCGTTCTGAAGATCGATCAATATATTTTATAA
- a CDS encoding DUF6612 family protein: MLKFMMLGVLLLVAAGCTQVKAGKSLTAKDVFDKTVEAASELKDVQAHFAIENLSAPVDPEQKKTTKYDIQSIYTSEPAILHQTARVSQTGAEPWDVELYRINDRLFGKDGEESGWGEVPFLFTETFGPIYQYINPTMDLSLFENFKEEFELEPVDYGYSLTLNMTKEQFEQFSQQLGPEYGGAFQDDKAFLLVERLDFEIVVDRSTFFVTDFKMLTDTTTYVGRDSHRTRQKVNATYSYFNDVDAIQVPEKIRNLAK; encoded by the coding sequence ATGCTCAAGTTCATGATGCTTGGAGTGCTTCTTCTCGTAGCGGCCGGATGCACTCAAGTGAAAGCCGGCAAAAGCTTGACCGCGAAAGATGTTTTTGATAAGACGGTGGAGGCTGCCAGCGAGCTTAAGGATGTCCAAGCCCATTTTGCCATTGAAAATCTATCAGCACCAGTCGATCCGGAACAGAAAAAAACAACAAAGTATGACATCCAATCGATTTATACTTCAGAGCCGGCCATTCTTCACCAAACGGCCCGGGTTTCACAAACCGGAGCCGAACCGTGGGATGTGGAATTATACCGCATCAATGATCGCCTATTCGGCAAGGACGGAGAGGAATCGGGATGGGGAGAAGTCCCTTTCCTTTTCACGGAAACATTCGGTCCGATCTATCAATATATTAATCCGACAATGGATCTTTCTCTATTCGAAAACTTCAAGGAAGAATTTGAATTGGAACCGGTCGATTACGGTTATTCGCTGACGCTGAACATGACGAAGGAACAATTTGAACAGTTCAGCCAACAGCTTGGTCCGGAATATGGCGGGGCATTCCAAGATGATAAGGCGTTTCTATTGGTGGAGCGGCTGGATTTTGAAATTGTAGTGGATCGCAGCACCTTTTTCGTGACGGATTTCAAAATGTTGACCGATACAACCACTTATGTCGGCCGAGACTCCCACCGGACACGGCAAAAAGTGAATGCGACCTATAGCTATTTCAACGATGTCGATGCGATTCAAGTACCAGAGAAAATCCGGAACCTCGCGAAGTGA